The Nitriliruptor alkaliphilus DSM 45188 genome includes a region encoding these proteins:
- a CDS encoding MFS transporter, with product MNARTGRRRSWLTAPVLSVAGLSLGAGISAFGVTAVVGDVAATFGEVTVDDGSLGRIGLPVTTVGIALAVVRAASLGSLWLAAVADRHGRRRVLLSVAAVGYGLSSLAALSPGFWWYVALVALARPCLSALNAVAGVVAAEASRSVDRAGALGLIAAAYGLGSGIVSVGRGLLPGDPSFRVVAAFSLVPLLLVPLLAPHVSEPAIARGRVRADGLPGAVPRLYRRRVAVLAFLVGMIAMATGPGFTYLFVYGERVLHASPLEVAALVLAAGPMGLIGILLGRWGADRFGRRVTGAVTLGGTGLAVAVAYSGGFGHLAVGYLCTVLLGGAFAPAQGALAAELVPTAIRATVAGWLTVTGVIGAVLGLATFGIVADATGGFTVAAWSLGGIVAASAVVFHALPETRGLELEDLEA from the coding sequence GTGAACGCGCGTACCGGTCGCCGGCGGTCGTGGCTCACCGCTCCCGTGCTCTCGGTCGCGGGGCTCTCGCTGGGGGCCGGGATCAGCGCGTTCGGGGTCACGGCCGTGGTGGGGGACGTGGCCGCCACGTTCGGTGAGGTCACGGTCGACGATGGCTCGCTCGGCCGGATCGGTCTGCCGGTCACCACCGTCGGCATCGCACTGGCGGTGGTCCGTGCGGCGTCCCTCGGCAGCCTCTGGCTCGCCGCCGTGGCCGACCGGCACGGTCGACGCCGCGTGCTGCTGAGCGTGGCCGCGGTGGGGTACGGCCTGAGCAGCCTGGCGGCCCTGTCCCCGGGGTTCTGGTGGTACGTGGCGCTGGTCGCCCTGGCCAGGCCGTGCCTGTCCGCGCTCAACGCCGTGGCTGGCGTGGTCGCCGCCGAAGCCTCGCGGTCGGTGGACCGTGCCGGCGCGCTCGGGCTGATCGCTGCCGCCTACGGGCTCGGCTCCGGGATCGTCTCGGTGGGGCGGGGGCTGTTGCCGGGCGACCCGTCGTTCCGCGTCGTGGCAGCGTTCTCCCTGGTCCCGCTGCTGCTCGTGCCGCTCCTGGCCCCCCACGTCAGTGAGCCAGCCATCGCCCGAGGTCGCGTGCGAGCGGACGGCCTCCCCGGCGCCGTGCCACGCCTCTACCGCCGTCGGGTCGCGGTGCTGGCGTTCCTCGTGGGGATGATCGCCATGGCGACGGGACCCGGCTTCACCTACCTGTTCGTCTACGGCGAGCGGGTCCTTCACGCATCACCGCTCGAGGTGGCGGCCCTGGTCCTCGCGGCCGGGCCGATGGGGCTGATCGGCATCCTGCTGGGGCGGTGGGGTGCCGATCGGTTCGGGCGGAGGGTGACGGGCGCCGTGACGTTGGGTGGCACCGGGCTCGCCGTCGCGGTCGCCTACTCCGGCGGCTTCGGGCACCTGGCTGTCGGCTACCTGTGCACCGTCCTGCTGGGCGGTGCGTTCGCGCCGGCGCAGGGTGCACTGGCCGCGGAGCTGGTGCCGACTGCGATCCGGGCGACGGTGGCCGGCTGGCTGACGGTCACGGGCGTCATCGGGGCGGTGCTGGGGCTCGCCACCTTCGGCATCGTGGCCGACGCCACCGGTGGGTTCACGGTCGCAGCGTGGTCGCTGGGCGGCATCGTCGCCGCATCAGCGGTCGTGTTCCACGCGCTCCCCGAGACCCGTGGCCTCGAACTCGAGGACCTCGAGGCGTGA